The following nucleotide sequence is from Brachyspira suanatina.
GCCCGCCCAAATTTTGATTATATTTTTTATCCGCATAACGCACGTTGAATGAATATTTATTTATAGTTTAGATTATAATTATTATTCAGTTTATATTTATAATTTTGTTCACCGTGCGATGATGATGTCAATAAATTTAAAAAACATTGGGTGGGCAGCAAAAATAACAGTGGTAGTTAAAAATAAATATAAAGTAGAAATGGCATGTATAAGTAGAAAACCTAAAGGTTGGGATTATATAGTATGTTCTTTATACTTAAAGTAAATTAAGCCTTTTTTCTATAGCTATTCCATAAACTCTATCATCATTTTCTTTTATAGATGCTTCAACACAATCATATATAAACTTTGTAGATTTTTTTAGAGCTGTTTCTATAGTATCGCCTTTTAATATATATCCTAATAAAGAAGAACCAAAAGCATCTCCTGTACCAGGTATGCTTATATTAATTTTAGGATAATAGCTTGTTATTATATTGTTATCTTTATAACATAAGCATCCTATATTTTCATCTTTTGAAACGCTTGTAACTATTACTGTTTTAGGCCCCATTTCAGAGAGCTCTCTAGCCATATCCTTAACTTCTTCTTCATTGTATTTTAGAGAAGGATCTTTTCCTAATAGTATAGCTAATTCTGTGATATTAGGAGTTGCTATATTGGCATATTTTATTAATTCATTCATAGCATTTACATGTTCATCGGACATAGAAGGGTATAGCTTACCATTATCACCAAGTATAGGATCTATTAAGACAGTACCTATATCAAAGTGCTTTATTATATCTACAACAATGGATGGCTGTTTACCAGATGCTATCCATCCTACATAAAAAGCATCAAAAGTAGGTTTTCTTATTTTTAGTTCCTCTACAATTTTTTCTAATTGCTCTGTCAAATCGAATGCACAAAAAGATTCAAAAGCAGTATGATTTGAAAGTATAACACTAACAAGAGGCGAAACTTTTATACCAAAATGCGATAATACAGGTATATTAACTGTTAAAGATGCCTTACCATAAGAGCATAAATCGTTTAGAAGTAGTACATTGAAATTATTATTCATAAATTATTTAAATATAATAAGAGCTTTACTATCGGCAAGAACTTTATATCCGGATATTTGCGCAAAGTATGCAAATTGTTCAAGAGTTATATCATATCTATCTTCAATTTCTTCTTTGGTAACTTTCATTTTTTTACCGCCAGATAAAAAAGAATTAAGTTCAAATCCGCTAGTTCCGAATTTTCTTTCAACTTCTTTTTGAAATGGATTCTTTTTACCTCTTCTCATTTATTGCTCCAAATGATATATTTTTATATAATATCATATAATAATTTTTTTTTCAAATAAATTTTACTAAAAAGCCTATACATAAAATAGTTATTAACAGATTCTATTATGATTTTTTGATAAAAATTAAGTATTTAATCTAATATTACATATATTTTATAAATTGTTTAATATGTATTTTTTATTTATATAAAAAAATCCTATTCATAGATTAATATGAATAGGATTGTATTTTTATATTAACAAATTATTTTATTGTTTAGTCAATTCTACAGCGCTTCCATCTGGTTTAGTATAAGTAGCTTTTGTTTTATCATCACTAAATGTTATTTTATGCTCTTTTATTTCTATTGGATCTACATCATTTTCAAAGAATATTTCTGATATAGTTAAATTATTTCCATTTATTATAGAAGAATAATAATCTCCTGTTGTAGCTGTGTTAATATTGGCATTGTTTTCATTTACATGTAAAGTAATATCTCCTGCAGAATATGTTCCTAAATAAGGAGTAAATAAATCTGATTTCATTAATTCATAAGAATATTCTTTTCCATATATGAAATTTATTTGATAAATTATTCTGTCTTTTTCTAATTTATAAGACATTATAACTTTTTCATTGTTCTTATCATTATGTTCTGATTGTAAAACATTACCGTTCAATGTGAAAGTCATACCAACATTTGTCATTCC
It contains:
- a CDS encoding pyridoxamine kinase gives rise to the protein MNNNFNVLLLNDLCSYGKASLTVNIPVLSHFGIKVSPLVSVILSNHTAFESFCAFDLTEQLEKIVEELKIRKPTFDAFYVGWIASGKQPSIVVDIIKHFDIGTVLIDPILGDNGKLYPSMSDEHVNAMNELIKYANIATPNITELAILLGKDPSLKYNEEEVKDMARELSEMGPKTVIVTSVSKDENIGCLCYKDNNIITSYYPKINISIPGTGDAFGSSLLGYILKGDTIETALKKSTKFIYDCVEASIKENDDRVYGIAIEKRLNLL